One segment of Rhodanobacter thiooxydans DNA contains the following:
- a CDS encoding FAD-binding oxidoreductase, which translates to MRGPLLLPGEADYEQRRRVWNGAIDRRPVAIARCADAEDVSVAVKFAASERLPLSIRGGGHNVAGLAVRDGALMLDLGALNHVEVDVPAGIVHVEGGALWREVDAATQAHGLATTGGFVSSTGVGGLTLGGGVGWLMRHCGLAIDNMISADVVLADGRCVVASADQHADLFWALRGGAGGLGVVTRFAFRVHPVNEVLAGVVFHPIEAAPALLRAFRQFTPRAPEQATFMLVFTTAPPAPFLPAPVHGQRVVALAYCWSGDPAYGEQALAPLTSFGVPLGKIGGVMPYAAWQQSFDAQAPAGDYYYWTTSTLDALDDALIDVLVGSAAAVPDPLCEVHVHHLGGAVASAPADAGAFVHRDAPFFINAIGHAGAAEKIPEIRGWARGLRSSLVLWARAAMQANFAGDAGDWQAQTHDAATRARLRDLRRRYDPAGLFLPVRNN; encoded by the coding sequence ATGCGCGGCCCGCTGTTGCTCCCGGGCGAGGCGGACTACGAACAGCGCCGGCGCGTGTGGAACGGTGCCATCGATCGCCGGCCCGTGGCGATAGCGCGTTGCGCCGACGCCGAGGATGTCAGCGTCGCGGTCAAGTTCGCCGCCAGCGAACGCCTGCCGCTCTCGATACGTGGCGGTGGCCACAACGTGGCCGGTCTTGCCGTGCGTGATGGCGCGCTGATGTTGGACCTCGGCGCACTGAATCACGTCGAAGTCGACGTGCCGGCGGGCATCGTGCACGTCGAAGGCGGCGCGCTGTGGCGGGAGGTCGATGCGGCGACGCAAGCGCACGGGCTCGCCACCACCGGTGGTTTCGTGTCGAGCACTGGCGTCGGCGGCCTCACGCTGGGTGGCGGCGTGGGGTGGTTGATGCGGCATTGCGGCCTGGCGATCGACAACATGATCTCGGCCGACGTGGTGTTGGCCGATGGCCGCTGTGTCGTCGCCAGCGCCGACCAGCATGCCGATCTGTTCTGGGCATTGCGCGGCGGCGCTGGCGGGCTTGGCGTGGTGACGCGGTTCGCCTTCCGCGTGCATCCGGTCAACGAGGTGCTTGCCGGCGTCGTGTTCCATCCGATCGAAGCCGCGCCTGCGCTGCTGCGTGCGTTCCGCCAGTTCACGCCGCGGGCGCCGGAGCAGGCCACTTTCATGCTGGTGTTCACGACGGCGCCGCCGGCGCCGTTCCTGCCGGCGCCAGTGCACGGTCAACGCGTCGTTGCGCTGGCCTACTGCTGGAGTGGCGATCCCGCGTACGGCGAGCAGGCGCTCGCGCCGCTCACCAGCTTCGGCGTGCCGCTGGGCAAGATCGGCGGCGTGATGCCCTACGCGGCCTGGCAGCAGTCGTTCGATGCGCAGGCGCCAGCCGGTGATTACTACTACTGGACAACCTCGACCCTCGACGCGCTCGATGACGCGCTGATCGACGTGCTGGTTGGCAGTGCGGCCGCGGTGCCCGATCCCCTGTGCGAAGTGCATGTGCATCACCTTGGCGGCGCGGTAGCCTCCGCGCCGGCTGATGCTGGCGCCTTCGTGCATCGCGATGCGCCTTTTTTCATCAACGCGATCGGTCATGCCGGCGCGGCGGAGAAAATCCCGGAGATTCGCGGATGGGCCCGCGGCCTGCGCAGTTCGCTCGTGCTCTGGGCGCGCGCAGCCATGCAGGCGAACTTCGCCGGTGATGCCGGCGACTGGCAAGCGCAGACGCACGATGCCGCCACGCGCGCGCGCCTGCGGGACTTGCGCCGGCGGTACGATCCGGCGGGACTGTTTTTGCCCGTGCGCAACAACTAG
- a CDS encoding serine hydrolase domain-containing protein has protein sequence MRSNPFACLLAAALCLAVPLPSTAAEQGTPTIGQQRETVLFWPQAQREAQFRKMYELFPSDRAAHGTHVHALPQGKPLVVPEQNASAWLAGYMDQHHLAGVMVLQHGRIRLQRYAPGFGPEQRWESFSVAKSVTSTLLGIALQQGYIHGMDDTLGTYIPELRDSAYAKVTVQQLLTMTSGVHWNEDYADAKSDVAQMYLHACVDGRAHILTYLAKQPRQWPAGTHFNYNTAETDLLGILVQRATHRSLATYLSQAIWKPYGMAADAYWIKDECDGSDTGGSGLSATLGDYARLGQFMLDGGRIAGKPVIAKAWLDGALRRQESVDDPDRGYGYLWWTDTDGSYAAIGIFGQMVYVDPARDLVIAQVGAWPHATSSELVAARRAFVAAVKRAVDAESSQPVH, from the coding sequence ATGCGTTCAAACCCGTTTGCCTGCCTGCTTGCTGCCGCACTGTGCCTTGCTGTCCCGTTGCCATCGACAGCCGCCGAACAGGGCACCCCGACCATCGGCCAGCAACGCGAGACGGTGCTGTTCTGGCCGCAGGCGCAGCGCGAGGCGCAGTTCCGGAAGATGTACGAGCTGTTCCCGAGTGACCGCGCCGCGCATGGCACGCACGTCCATGCGTTGCCGCAGGGCAAGCCGCTGGTCGTTCCGGAGCAGAACGCCTCGGCGTGGCTGGCCGGCTACATGGACCAGCACCACCTCGCCGGCGTGATGGTGCTGCAGCATGGCCGCATCCGCCTGCAGCGCTATGCGCCGGGCTTCGGGCCGGAGCAGCGCTGGGAGTCGTTCTCGGTGGCCAAGTCGGTCACCTCCACCTTGCTGGGGATCGCCCTGCAGCAGGGTTATATCCACGGCATGGACGACACGCTGGGCACCTACATCCCGGAACTGCGCGACAGCGCCTACGCCAAGGTCACGGTGCAGCAGTTGCTGACGATGACCTCGGGTGTGCACTGGAACGAGGACTACGCCGACGCGAAATCGGACGTGGCGCAGATGTATCTGCACGCTTGCGTCGATGGCCGCGCGCACATCCTCACCTACCTGGCCAAGCAGCCGCGGCAATGGCCGGCCGGCACGCACTTCAACTACAACACCGCGGAAACCGACCTGCTCGGCATCCTGGTGCAGCGGGCCACGCACCGCTCGCTGGCCACCTACCTGTCGCAGGCGATCTGGAAACCGTATGGCATGGCCGCCGACGCGTACTGGATCAAGGACGAATGCGATGGCAGCGACACCGGCGGCAGCGGCCTGTCGGCCACGCTGGGCGATTACGCGCGGCTGGGGCAGTTCATGCTCGACGGCGGCCGCATCGCGGGCAAGCCGGTGATCGCCAAGGCCTGGCTCGATGGCGCGCTGCGCCGCCAGGAAAGCGTCGATGATCCCGACCGCGGCTACGGCTACCTGTGGTGGACCGATACCGACGGCAGCTACGCCGCGATCGGCATCTTCGGCCAGATGGTCTACGTCGATCCCGCGCGTGACCTGGTGATCGCCCAGGTCGGCGCGTGGCCGCACGCGACGTCCAGCGAACTGGTCGCCGCGCGGCGCGCGTTCGTGGCCGCGGTCAAGCGGGCGGTGGATGCGGAGTCCAGTCAACCGGTTCACTGA
- a CDS encoding PepSY domain-containing protein: MIKRLLPLLIGLSVCGVALAQTMPATSQPATKTTQTTTTVSTWTTQPPSGALSEDAIKTAIANAGYKEVKGLGFRDGVWRSKARGGNKQWVKLVVGPVNGKVYVADAPSKLNQDEVKAKLVAAGYQDVHDVEFEDGLWSADASTEHGNKVDLLVDPDDGSVVARSRD, translated from the coding sequence ATGATCAAGCGCCTGCTTCCCCTGTTGATCGGACTGTCGGTCTGCGGTGTTGCCCTCGCGCAGACCATGCCGGCTACCAGCCAGCCGGCGACCAAGACCACGCAGACCACGACCACGGTGTCCACGTGGACGACGCAACCGCCCAGCGGCGCGCTGAGCGAAGACGCGATCAAGACCGCGATCGCCAACGCCGGCTACAAGGAAGTGAAGGGCCTTGGGTTCAGGGACGGCGTGTGGCGCAGCAAGGCCCGCGGTGGCAACAAGCAATGGGTCAAACTGGTGGTCGGCCCCGTCAACGGCAAGGTGTACGTTGCCGATGCACCATCCAAACTCAACCAGGACGAGGTCAAGGCCAAGCTCGTGGCGGCCGGCTACCAGGACGTCCACGACGTGGAGTTCGAGGACGGCCTGTGGAGCGCTGACGCCAGCACCGAACACGGCAACAAAGTCGACCTGCTGGTCGATCCGGACGACGGCAGCGTGGTGGCCAGGTCGCGCGATTGA
- a CDS encoding dihydrofolate reductase family protein, whose protein sequence is MSVSLDGFVAGPNGEADWIFRSSGGADSTAWVLDTLRGAGVHIMGSRSYHDMAAFWPYSEMPIAAPMNDIPKIIFSRQGIERGPQADQTTAALAEARARNAARHGATPTAAALKSWAEPAVARGDLVEEVLRLKEQPGNYILAHGGARFAQSLVACGLIDEYRLAIHPVVLGQGQPLFCALRSPVDLRLISAMPFDSGAMAVVYRPA, encoded by the coding sequence ATGTCCGTCTCGCTGGACGGCTTTGTCGCCGGACCAAACGGCGAGGCCGACTGGATCTTCCGCTCCTCTGGCGGGGCCGATTCCACGGCGTGGGTTCTCGATACGCTGCGCGGGGCCGGCGTGCACATCATGGGGAGCCGCAGCTATCACGACATGGCGGCGTTCTGGCCCTATTCGGAGATGCCGATCGCAGCGCCGATGAACGACATTCCCAAGATCATTTTCTCGCGGCAGGGGATCGAGCGCGGCCCGCAGGCGGACCAGACGACGGCCGCGCTCGCCGAAGCGAGGGCGCGCAATGCGGCGCGGCATGGCGCCACGCCGACCGCGGCGGCCCTCAAGTCCTGGGCCGAGCCCGCGGTGGCGCGCGGCGATCTGGTGGAGGAAGTTCTCCGGCTGAAGGAACAGCCGGGCAACTACATCCTGGCGCATGGCGGCGCCCGGTTTGCGCAAAGCCTGGTTGCCTGCGGCCTCATCGACGAATATCGACTGGCCATTCATCCGGTGGTACTGGGCCAGGGCCAGCCGCTGTTCTGCGCACTACGCAGTCCGGTCGATCTGCGCCTGATCAGCGCGATGCCCTTCGACTCGGGTGCCATGGCCGTCGTCTACCGGCCGGCATGA
- a CDS encoding GNAT family N-acetyltransferase — translation MSNVLTIHEFRDDLAVHFHDINAEWINAMFRLEATDRDVLENPRAKIIDAGGVILFVEASGLGIVGACALQKTGATSYELTKMGVRESARGMKAGEFLLAAIIDRARSLGADPLYLLTNAKCAAAIHLYEKLGFQHDAEIMARYGARYQRCDVAMRYHEEVLQ, via the coding sequence ATGAGCAACGTCCTTACCATCCATGAATTCCGCGATGACCTCGCGGTGCACTTCCACGACATCAATGCGGAGTGGATCAACGCCATGTTCCGCCTCGAAGCCACCGATCGGGATGTGCTGGAGAACCCGCGAGCGAAGATCATCGACGCGGGTGGCGTCATTCTGTTTGTCGAGGCAAGCGGACTGGGGATAGTTGGTGCATGCGCCCTCCAGAAAACGGGAGCCACCAGCTATGAGCTCACCAAGATGGGGGTGCGCGAGTCGGCACGCGGCATGAAGGCCGGGGAGTTCCTGCTCGCCGCGATCATCGACCGGGCAAGATCGCTGGGAGCCGATCCCCTGTACCTGCTCACCAACGCCAAATGCGCCGCCGCCATTCACCTGTACGAGAAGCTTGGCTTCCAACACGATGCCGAGATCATGGCCCGGTATGGTGCGCGCTATCAAAGGTGCGACGTGGCCATGCGCTACCACGAGGAAGTCTTGCAGTAA
- a CDS encoding DUF4062 domain-containing protein, whose protein sequence is MDKRYQVFVSSTFADLQEERQEVMQALLELDCIPSGMELFPAANEDQWTLIKKVIDDCDYYMVILGGRYGSIGPDGLSYTEMEYRYALENGKPILGFVHKDPSQIVAKKSETSLEGKKKLESFRDFVQTRMCRFWDSPSDLGSQVSRSLVKLIKAHPAIGWVRGDQVPSESATTEILSLRRTIEELEKKLSSVANEAPEGAGLLAQGQDEISLDYTFAASEDRWAHNGTMYRASTSLAWDEIFSSLAPLMMNESDEPALITALNGLVRSKEVPGLEKQKSLKGMNLLEFKASRDDFQTIKVQLRALGLITKSTKNRSVKDTATYWTLTPYGDNQLTRLRAIRRPEA, encoded by the coding sequence GTGGATAAGCGATATCAAGTGTTCGTAAGTTCAACCTTCGCAGACCTGCAGGAAGAGCGCCAGGAAGTAATGCAGGCGCTGCTTGAGCTCGACTGCATTCCATCCGGCATGGAGCTATTTCCTGCCGCAAACGAAGACCAATGGACCCTTATAAAGAAGGTGATTGACGATTGCGATTACTACATGGTCATCCTCGGTGGCCGTTACGGCAGTATTGGGCCGGACGGACTTAGCTACACCGAGATGGAGTACCGCTACGCGTTAGAGAATGGAAAGCCAATCCTAGGCTTCGTGCATAAAGATCCATCCCAGATTGTCGCCAAGAAGTCTGAGACATCTCTGGAGGGGAAGAAAAAGCTTGAATCATTTCGTGACTTCGTGCAGACACGAATGTGCCGGTTCTGGGATTCGCCCTCGGATCTTGGTAGTCAGGTTAGTCGTAGTCTCGTCAAACTAATTAAAGCCCATCCTGCGATAGGGTGGGTTCGTGGCGATCAGGTTCCCTCAGAGAGTGCCACCACAGAGATTCTGTCTCTACGCCGGACCATCGAAGAGCTTGAGAAGAAGCTGTCTTCGGTAGCTAATGAAGCACCAGAAGGTGCGGGGCTTTTGGCGCAAGGCCAAGATGAGATCTCACTCGACTACACGTTCGCCGCTTCGGAAGACCGCTGGGCACACAATGGCACGATGTACCGCGCCAGCACCTCGCTCGCTTGGGATGAAATTTTTTCATCTCTAGCTCCGCTGATGATGAACGAGTCGGACGAGCCCGCTTTGATAACCGCCCTCAACGGTCTAGTTCGATCCAAGGAGGTGCCTGGGCTTGAGAAGCAGAAGTCCTTGAAAGGGATGAACCTTCTAGAGTTCAAAGCAAGTAGAGACGACTTTCAGACGATTAAGGTCCAGCTACGTGCACTAGGTCTCATTACAAAGAGCACGAAGAACCGCAGCGTCAAGGACACTGCAACGTACTGGACACTTACACCATACGGGGATAACCAACTGACCCGCCTACGAGCAATTCGGCGTCCAGAGGCCTAA
- the fabV gene encoding enoyl-ACP reductase FabV translates to MIIKPKVRGFICVTAHPVGCEHNVLEQIAITQAAGHDKSKGPKRVLVIGASTGYGLASRITAAFGYGAATLGVFFEKPSSEDKTGTAGWYNAAAFDKAAKQAGLYSKSINGDAFAHETRARAIEIIKNEMGGPIDLVVYSLASPVRKLPDTGEMVRSALKTIGEPFHNTSVDTNKDTVIEATIEPATEQEIKDTVTVMGGEDWALWIDALSKAGVLADHAKTIAYSYIGTEITWPMYWHGTLGQAKQHLDNTAKQLRSRHPGLEAYVGVMKSVVTQASAAIPVIPLYVSIAFKIMKEQGIHENPIEQANRLFHDRLYRADGKPAPTDDEGRIRLDDWELRDVVQDACKTLWPTVTTENLREITDYAGYKHEFLKLFGFDRDDVDYEAEVEADRRFDCLEV, encoded by the coding sequence GTGATCATCAAGCCCAAAGTCCGCGGTTTCATCTGCGTCACCGCCCATCCGGTCGGTTGCGAACACAACGTGCTCGAGCAGATCGCGATCACCCAGGCCGCCGGCCACGACAAGAGCAAAGGCCCCAAGCGCGTGCTGGTGATCGGCGCCTCCACCGGCTACGGCCTGGCCTCGCGCATCACCGCCGCCTTCGGCTACGGCGCCGCCACGCTCGGCGTGTTCTTCGAGAAACCCAGCAGCGAGGACAAGACTGGCACCGCCGGCTGGTACAACGCCGCCGCGTTCGACAAGGCCGCCAAGCAGGCCGGCCTGTACAGCAAGTCGATCAACGGCGACGCGTTCGCCCACGAAACCCGCGCCAGGGCCATCGAGATCATCAAGAACGAGATGGGCGGCCCGATCGACCTGGTGGTCTACTCGCTGGCCTCGCCCGTGCGCAAGCTGCCGGACACCGGCGAAATGGTGCGCTCGGCGCTGAAGACCATCGGCGAGCCGTTCCACAACACCTCGGTCGACACCAACAAGGACACGGTGATCGAAGCCACCATCGAGCCGGCTACCGAGCAGGAGATCAAGGACACCGTCACCGTGATGGGCGGCGAGGACTGGGCGCTGTGGATCGACGCGCTGAGCAAGGCCGGCGTGCTCGCCGACCACGCCAAGACCATCGCCTACAGCTACATCGGCACCGAGATCACCTGGCCGATGTACTGGCACGGCACCCTCGGCCAGGCCAAACAGCACCTGGACAACACGGCCAAGCAACTGCGCAGCCGTCATCCCGGTCTCGAAGCCTACGTCGGCGTGATGAAGTCCGTGGTCACCCAGGCCAGCGCCGCCATCCCGGTGATCCCGCTGTACGTGTCCATCGCCTTCAAGATCATGAAAGAGCAGGGCATCCACGAAAACCCGATCGAGCAGGCCAACCGCCTGTTCCACGATCGCCTCTATCGCGCCGATGGCAAGCCAGCGCCAACCGACGACGAAGGCCGCATCCGCCTGGACGACTGGGAACTGCGCGACGTCGTGCAGGACGCCTGCAAGACCCTCTGGCCCACCGTCACCACCGAGAACCTGCGCGAGATCACCGACTACGCGGGATACAAGCACGAGTTCCTGAAGCTGTTCGGGTTTGATCGCGACGACGTGGACTACGAGGCAGAGGTGGAGGCGGACCGGCGGTTTGATTGTTTAGAGGTTTGA
- a CDS encoding copper homeostasis protein CutC: MILEIAANSVASALAAQEGGAGRVELCTALELGGLTPSHAQIALARERLRIPLYVLIRPRAGDFLYSELEGEAMQRDIETCVALGCDGVVLGMLDAEGHVDMSRCRALIAAAGTLGVTFHRAFDLSRDPARALEDIVALGCERVLTSGAQASAVEGTALIRDLVAQAAGRLAVMPGAGVTAQNIAALAAATGAREFHASAKRQLPSAIRHRPSLLADMQAGELRSDAGQVRALAAVLETLARQPTGS; encoded by the coding sequence GTGATACTGGAGATCGCCGCCAACTCGGTCGCCTCCGCGCTGGCCGCCCAGGAAGGCGGCGCGGGGCGGGTCGAACTGTGCACGGCGCTGGAGCTGGGCGGGCTGACACCGTCGCACGCGCAGATCGCGCTGGCACGCGAGCGCCTGCGCATTCCGCTGTACGTGCTGATCCGCCCGCGCGCCGGCGACTTCCTCTACAGCGAGCTGGAAGGCGAGGCGATGCAGCGCGACATCGAGACCTGTGTGGCGCTCGGCTGCGATGGCGTGGTGCTCGGCATGCTCGATGCCGAAGGCCACGTGGACATGTCGCGCTGCCGCGCGCTGATCGCTGCGGCGGGGACACTGGGCGTGACCTTCCACCGCGCCTTCGACCTGAGCCGCGACCCGGCACGCGCGCTGGAAGACATCGTCGCGCTGGGTTGCGAGCGCGTGCTGACCTCGGGCGCGCAGGCCAGCGCGGTGGAGGGCACTGCGCTGATCCGCGACCTGGTGGCGCAGGCCGCAGGACGTCTGGCGGTGATGCCCGGCGCCGGCGTCACCGCGCAGAACATCGCGGCGCTGGCCGCCGCCACCGGCGCACGCGAGTTCCATGCCTCCGCCAAACGCCAGCTTCCCTCGGCCATACGCCATCGACCCTCGCTGCTGGCCGACATGCAAGCCGGCGAACTGCGCAGCGATGCCGGGCAGGTGCGTGCGCTGGCCGCCGTGCTGGAGACGCTGGCGCGCCAGCCGACCGGAAGCTGA
- a CDS encoding N(4)-(beta-N-acetylglucosaminyl)-L-asparaginase, with product MTDRRRFLKASLLGASAPMLAWAGGLVAGPAARGAKASTVRVVSTWDFGVAANRAAWAILGQGGHALDAVETGVQVPESDLKNHSVGKGGYPDRDGHVTLDASIMDADGNCGAVAALEHIEHPISVARRVMERTPHVLLVGEGALQFALEQGFRKQNLLTPEAEKAWHEWQKTAHYQPSINSEVHDYGRTGMPGGKDNHDTIGMLAIDAQGRLAGACTTSGMAWKMRGRVGDSPIIGAGLYVDGEVGGATSTGVGEEVIRNAGSFLVVELMRQGRSPHEACKEAVMRIVNKRREASKTLQVGFLAMNRAGEVGAYAIQHGFSYAVCDAQKQDALIPSQSVYTTSYS from the coding sequence ATGACTGACCGCAGGCGTTTCCTCAAGGCATCCCTGCTCGGCGCCTCGGCGCCGATGCTGGCATGGGCAGGCGGGCTGGTCGCCGGGCCGGCGGCGCGTGGGGCGAAGGCGTCGACCGTACGGGTCGTCTCGACCTGGGATTTCGGCGTTGCCGCGAACCGGGCGGCCTGGGCGATCCTGGGCCAGGGCGGCCACGCGCTGGATGCAGTCGAGACCGGCGTGCAGGTGCCCGAGTCGGACCTGAAGAACCACAGCGTCGGCAAGGGCGGCTATCCGGATCGCGACGGCCACGTCACCCTCGACGCCAGCATCATGGATGCCGACGGCAACTGCGGCGCGGTGGCCGCGCTCGAACACATCGAGCATCCGATCTCGGTGGCGCGGCGCGTGATGGAGCGCACGCCGCACGTGCTGCTGGTCGGCGAGGGCGCCTTGCAGTTCGCGCTGGAGCAGGGCTTCCGTAAGCAAAATCTGCTCACGCCGGAAGCCGAAAAAGCCTGGCACGAGTGGCAGAAGACGGCGCACTACCAGCCGTCGATCAACAGCGAAGTGCACGACTACGGCCGTACCGGCATGCCCGGCGGCAAGGACAACCACGACACCATCGGCATGCTGGCGATCGACGCGCAGGGCCGCCTGGCCGGCGCCTGCACCACCAGCGGCATGGCATGGAAGATGCGCGGCCGCGTCGGCGACAGCCCGATCATCGGCGCCGGCCTGTACGTTGACGGCGAGGTCGGCGGCGCCACCTCCACCGGCGTCGGCGAGGAAGTGATCCGTAACGCCGGCAGCTTCCTCGTCGTCGAGCTGATGCGCCAGGGCCGCTCGCCGCACGAGGCCTGCAAGGAAGCGGTGATGCGCATCGTCAACAAGCGCCGCGAGGCATCGAAGACCCTGCAGGTCGGTTTCCTCGCGATGAACCGCGCGGGCGAAGTCGGCGCCTACGCGATCCAGCACGGCTTCTCCTACGCCGTCTGCGATGCGCAGAAGCAGGACGCCCTGATCCCGTCGCAAAGCGTCTACACCACGAGCTATTCGTGA
- a CDS encoding cold-shock protein, with amino-acid sequence MSFGTVKWFNDAKGFGFIAPEDGSADVFVHFSAITSKGFRSLQEGQRVKFEVTQGPKGAQASAVEAA; translated from the coding sequence ATGAGTTTCGGTACGGTCAAATGGTTCAACGATGCCAAGGGTTTCGGCTTCATCGCACCCGAGGACGGCAGTGCGGACGTATTCGTCCATTTTTCGGCGATCACCAGCAAGGGCTTCCGTAGCCTGCAGGAAGGCCAGCGCGTCAAGTTCGAAGTGACCCAGGGTCCGAAGGGCGCCCAGGCATCGGCGGTCGAAGCTGCCTGA
- a CDS encoding S-methyl-5'-thioinosine phosphorylase, translating to MPHPNHATIDLAVIGGSGLYNFPGLENATRQTVDTPYGEASGDVVLGDFAGKRIAFLARHGEGHTLPPHRVNYRANLWALHSLGARRVIGVNAVGGIRGDMGPRVIVVPDQLIDYTHGRTTSYCDVEGAEVKHIDFSEPYTEALRLQLLAAARAVNVEVIGGGCYGATQGPRLETRAEIARMKRDGCDLVGMTGMPEAALARELQLEYACLALVANFAAGCGDEAEISIEEIFAHLAAATAEVPRILAAMLKS from the coding sequence ATGCCTCACCCCAACCACGCCACCATCGACCTCGCCGTCATCGGCGGCAGCGGCCTGTACAACTTTCCGGGCCTCGAAAACGCCACGCGGCAGACGGTGGATACGCCCTACGGTGAGGCTTCGGGCGACGTGGTGCTCGGTGACTTCGCCGGCAAGCGCATCGCCTTCCTGGCCCGCCACGGCGAGGGCCACACGTTGCCGCCGCACCGGGTGAACTACCGCGCCAACCTGTGGGCGCTGCACAGCCTGGGCGCGCGCCGGGTGATTGGCGTGAACGCGGTGGGCGGCATCCGCGGCGACATGGGGCCGCGGGTGATCGTGGTGCCCGACCAGCTGATTGACTATACCCACGGCCGCACCACCAGCTACTGCGACGTCGAGGGCGCCGAGGTGAAGCACATCGACTTCAGCGAGCCATACACCGAAGCGCTACGCCTGCAGCTACTGGCGGCGGCGCGCGCGGTGAACGTGGAGGTGATCGGCGGCGGCTGCTACGGCGCGACGCAGGGACCGCGGCTGGAAACCCGTGCCGAGATCGCGCGGATGAAGCGCGACGGCTGCGACCTGGTCGGCATGACCGGCATGCCCGAAGCGGCGCTGGCACGCGAACTGCAACTGGAATACGCCTGCCTGGCGCTGGTGGCTAACTTTGCCGCCGGCTGCGGCGACGAGGCGGAGATCAGCATCGAGGAAATTTTCGCCCACCTGGCGGCAGCCACCGCCGAGGTGCCACGCATCCTGGCGGCGATGCTGAAAAGTTGA
- a CDS encoding hypoxanthine-guanine phosphoribosyltransferase, producing the protein MNTPIPPLADALAQAELLHDRATLESVIADIGRRIDAALDGERAVFLTVMNGALIFAGQLALAIRTDLEFDYVHATRYRGATSGSDLHWLREPVVSLAGRTVLLVDDILDEGHTLKAVREDCYRRGAKRVLIASLCTKRHDRLVEGIASDFNGVELPDRYVFGYGMDYYEQGRNLPAIYALKGEAGE; encoded by the coding sequence ATGAATACTCCGATCCCGCCCCTGGCCGATGCGCTGGCGCAGGCCGAGCTGCTGCATGACCGCGCCACCCTGGAAAGCGTGATCGCCGACATCGGCCGGCGCATCGACGCCGCGCTGGACGGTGAGCGCGCCGTGTTCCTCACCGTGATGAACGGCGCACTGATCTTCGCCGGGCAGCTCGCGCTGGCGATCCGCACCGACCTGGAATTCGACTACGTGCACGCCACCCGCTACCGCGGCGCCACCTCCGGCAGCGACCTGCACTGGTTGCGCGAGCCGGTGGTGTCGCTGGCCGGTCGCACGGTGCTGCTGGTCGACGACATCCTCGACGAGGGCCACACGCTGAAGGCGGTGCGCGAGGACTGCTACCGGCGCGGCGCCAAACGCGTGTTGATCGCCAGCCTGTGCACCAAGCGGCACGACCGCCTGGTCGAAGGCATCGCCTCCGATTTCAACGGTGTCGAACTGCCGGACCGTTACGTGTTCGGCTACGGCATGGATTATTACGAACAAGGCCGCAACCTGCCGGCGATCTATGCGCTGAAAGGTGAGGCCGGAGAGTAA